The Halomicronema hongdechloris C2206 genome includes a window with the following:
- a CDS encoding AAA family ATPase: protein MTAAERLTFHGDGRAPTAPHPDSPEVPEPYLVSQPLQKAVNLAIFLRRPLLLEGDAGCGKTRLAYSVAYELGLPLYRWDVRSSTKAQDGLYEYDAILRLHDVEVQKVQGAHPATLDNPPDEDAISPERRHPGNPKHYRRFGPLGNAFRLRDRPAVVLIDEIDKADLDFPNDLLTVLDDPWQFTIRETGETITAHPEHKPIVIITSNKEKGNLPAPFLRRCLYRYLDFPDSPEQLQEIVRRHYQHRQQTTPADPLVTAAADKFLSQRRQRNWFKPPGTSEFLDWLKALHQFEAKPYSVAQLQQDTILPYREVLFKRQDDWRNSTQAS from the coding sequence ATGACTGCAGCCGAGCGCCTGACATTCCACGGGGATGGACGTGCCCCCACCGCTCCCCATCCGGACTCTCCAGAGGTACCGGAACCCTATCTGGTGTCTCAGCCCCTGCAGAAAGCCGTCAATCTGGCCATCTTCCTGAGACGCCCCCTCTTGCTGGAAGGAGATGCCGGCTGTGGCAAGACCCGTCTGGCCTACAGCGTGGCCTACGAACTGGGGCTGCCCCTCTACCGCTGGGACGTGCGCTCTAGTACCAAGGCCCAGGATGGGCTGTATGAGTACGACGCGATTCTGCGGCTCCACGATGTGGAAGTGCAGAAAGTCCAGGGCGCCCACCCTGCCACCCTTGATAACCCCCCAGACGAGGACGCGATCTCCCCGGAGCGTCGCCACCCCGGCAATCCCAAACACTATCGCCGGTTCGGCCCCTTGGGCAACGCCTTTCGCCTGCGAGATCGCCCCGCTGTCGTCTTGATTGACGAGATCGACAAGGCCGATCTGGACTTTCCCAACGATTTGCTGACGGTGTTAGATGACCCCTGGCAATTCACCATCCGCGAGACTGGCGAAACCATTACGGCTCACCCAGAGCACAAGCCCATCGTCATCATCACCAGCAATAAGGAGAAGGGCAACCTACCGGCCCCCTTTCTGCGGCGCTGCCTATATCGGTATCTAGACTTTCCCGATAGCCCCGAACAACTGCAGGAAATCGTGCGGCGCCACTATCAACATCGCCAGCAGACGACCCCGGCAGACCCGTTGGTGACGGCCGCCGCCGATAAATTTCTCAGTCAGCGGCGGCAGCGCAACTGGTTTAAGCCCCCCGGCACCAGTGAATTTCTAGATTGGCTAAAAGCCTTGCACCAATTTGAGGCCAAGCCCTATAGCGTGGCCCAACTGCAGCAGGATACAATTTTGCCCTATCGAGAAGTGCTGTTTAAGCGCCAAGATGATTGGCGTAACTCGACCCAGGCATCATGA
- a CDS encoding D-Ala-D-Ala carboxypeptidase family metallohydrolase codes for MNRTLQIYKTFLLGLFIGLAYALLVSGPPDAVLPEWFQYRVFILTFSGVVGGILYTVMLDGKIEMPYMSEDGRDLQIGILGDILLGISGAYLLDFVTDYPSDTSLSNFNILLAAKGIVGGYGAKALLNMALEKVLKRIHRMETVTQEAVQKKQELSHQVEELSDQNQSLTESGELIDQVNLQVNEGLPSRQLADLKQRIRSASPDVRQRIFGLVKEMRSMSWRSQGLRNRTTRTIPIFEALVASDERYHPYHAQLAFACKDAVPPELDRAIVELDRAIELRGEQEQAATWKYELNRAIARIEKEYSETGGVTSDPSLREAILKDLLAVTRTHGLAQVINQAEAEQIPTPIMEWIVRNQDWLRSHPDTRNLINDVLRTVPGRNAIAAAPSGQVSPQRDAGNGPSVQSGPPTSGSTMSPPPSPPSDGGVAVQPKTANRWALALAQAPTNGASDRTASQDGLSGGLTASHKMAERDLPEVKRLAERFRQVGDRAGIPPALIAAIASRESRCGRVLDANGRGDHGNAFGIMQVDQRYHTQAGSDGDPASLEHLSQGVGILADGLRQVEANHSDWEDPYILRGAIAAYNFGVSNVRTKAGIDEGTTGDDYSSDVVARAQFFIPHLLLTPVTVSDQNNGQAVWSVERIAETLQTVEDAIPIDEWDEAMATAIKQGLARLYLWTPGADLKQAWAVFKQSIYQSDPDYIGPGSVRLLLDALGVDHPAAEESVPAEDTPTQTNPDAGSQTGTSKHLPHYNQLVYENEYIIAGVPLTWGECTKGMSRWPTQKLEVDNGRRLAKVFGEVRAAFGEPLIITSGFRPEPINRRVGGVSNSQHVPFKALDIRPLRSANNEGFARLLQILRNNPKVVGIGRGQRKGFLHMDIRDGRRVEWDY; via the coding sequence ATGAACAGGACGCTGCAAATTTACAAGACCTTTCTGCTGGGCCTATTCATCGGTTTGGCCTATGCCCTACTGGTGAGTGGCCCGCCTGATGCTGTCTTGCCAGAGTGGTTTCAGTATCGGGTGTTTATTCTCACTTTCTCTGGTGTGGTTGGCGGTATTCTCTACACCGTCATGCTGGATGGCAAGATCGAGATGCCCTATATGAGTGAGGATGGTCGAGATTTGCAAATCGGCATCCTCGGGGATATTCTGCTGGGCATTTCCGGTGCCTATCTGTTAGATTTTGTCACTGACTACCCCAGTGACACGAGCCTCAGCAACTTCAATATTCTGTTGGCCGCCAAGGGTATTGTGGGCGGTTACGGAGCTAAGGCCTTGCTAAATATGGCTTTAGAGAAGGTACTGAAACGCATCCATCGCATGGAGACGGTAACCCAAGAGGCAGTCCAGAAGAAGCAGGAGCTGTCTCATCAGGTTGAGGAACTTAGCGATCAGAATCAATCTCTGACGGAGAGTGGTGAGCTCATCGATCAGGTGAATCTGCAGGTGAATGAAGGGCTGCCATCGCGCCAGCTGGCTGACCTAAAGCAACGAATTCGCTCTGCTTCGCCGGACGTGCGGCAGCGGATCTTCGGGTTGGTGAAAGAGATGCGCAGTATGAGCTGGCGTTCCCAGGGACTGCGCAACCGCACGACTCGTACCATTCCTATTTTTGAGGCGCTGGTGGCCAGCGATGAGAGGTATCATCCCTATCACGCCCAACTCGCCTTTGCCTGCAAAGACGCGGTCCCACCGGAATTGGACCGGGCCATTGTGGAGCTGGATCGGGCAATTGAGTTAAGGGGAGAGCAGGAGCAGGCTGCCACCTGGAAGTATGAATTGAATCGGGCCATTGCACGTATCGAAAAGGAATACAGCGAAACCGGCGGCGTCACCAGTGATCCCTCGCTGCGGGAAGCGATCCTCAAGGATCTGCTGGCGGTCACCCGCACCCATGGCCTGGCCCAGGTAATCAATCAGGCCGAGGCAGAACAGATTCCGACCCCGATCATGGAGTGGATCGTGCGCAATCAAGATTGGTTGCGATCGCACCCCGACACCCGCAACCTGATCAACGACGTGTTGCGCACGGTGCCCGGTCGTAATGCCATTGCGGCTGCTCCCAGCGGTCAGGTGAGTCCTCAGCGTGATGCCGGTAACGGTCCTAGCGTCCAGTCCGGCCCCCCTACCTCCGGCTCCACCATGAGTCCGCCGCCATCTCCGCCCTCTGATGGTGGAGTCGCCGTACAACCCAAGACGGCCAATCGCTGGGCCTTGGCCCTGGCCCAAGCCCCTACTAACGGGGCCTCAGACCGGACGGCTAGTCAAGACGGCCTCTCGGGCGGGCTCACCGCCTCCCATAAGATGGCCGAGCGCGATCTTCCTGAGGTGAAGCGCTTGGCCGAGCGCTTCCGTCAGGTGGGGGACCGCGCTGGCATTCCGCCGGCCTTGATTGCCGCCATCGCCAGCCGCGAATCTCGCTGCGGTAGAGTCTTAGACGCCAATGGCCGCGGCGACCACGGCAATGCCTTTGGCATCATGCAGGTGGATCAGCGCTATCATACCCAGGCCGGCAGTGACGGCGATCCAGCCAGCCTCGAGCACCTGAGCCAGGGGGTGGGCATTTTGGCCGATGGTCTGCGGCAGGTGGAGGCTAACCATTCTGATTGGGAAGATCCCTACATCCTCAGAGGTGCGATCGCAGCCTACAACTTCGGCGTCTCCAATGTGCGCACCAAGGCCGGCATCGATGAGGGCACTACCGGTGACGACTATAGTTCCGATGTCGTGGCCCGGGCCCAGTTCTTCATTCCCCATTTGCTGCTCACGCCGGTAACGGTCTCCGACCAGAATAACGGCCAGGCCGTCTGGTCGGTGGAGCGCATTGCCGAGACCCTGCAGACGGTAGAAGACGCCATTCCCATCGATGAGTGGGATGAGGCTATGGCCACCGCCATAAAACAGGGACTAGCCCGGCTCTACCTGTGGACTCCCGGTGCCGATCTGAAGCAGGCCTGGGCCGTCTTCAAACAGAGCATCTACCAGAGTGATCCCGACTACATCGGCCCCGGCAGCGTGCGGTTACTGCTGGATGCCCTCGGGGTCGACCATCCGGCCGCCGAGGAATCCGTCCCCGCCGAAGACACCCCCACCCAGACCAATCCGGACGCGGGGTCCCAGACCGGCACCTCCAAGCACCTGCCCCATTACAACCAGCTGGTCTATGAGAACGAGTACATCATTGCCGGCGTGCCCCTGACCTGGGGTGAGTGTACCAAGGGCATGAGCCGCTGGCCTACCCAGAAGTTGGAAGTGGACAATGGCCGCCGTCTAGCCAAGGTGTTCGGCGAAGTCCGGGCCGCCTTCGGCGAGCCCCTGATTATCACCTCCGGATTCCGTCCCGAGCCCATCAATCGTCGGGTCGGCGGGGTCAGCAACAGCCAACATGTTCCCTTTAAGGCCCTGGATATTCGCCCTCTGCGCAGCGCCAATAATGAAGGCTTCGCCCGGTTGCTGCAGATCCTGCGCAATAATCCCAAGGTGGTCGGCATTGGTCGCGGCCAACGCAAGGGCTTCTTGCACATGGATATCCGGGATGGCCGCCGGGTAGAGTGGGATTATTAA
- the miaB gene encoding tRNA (N6-isopentenyl adenosine(37)-C2)-methylthiotransferase MiaB, producing the protein MTADAPRRYHITTFGCQMNKADSERMAGILDAMGLQWCEDPLQADVVLYNTCTIRDNAEQKVYSYLGRQAKRKHERPDLTLVVAGCVAQQEGQTLLRRVPELDLIMGPQHANRLQDLLEQVFAGAQVVATEPVDILEDITQPRRDSTVTAWVNVIYGCNERCTYCVVPNVRGVEQSRTPEAIRAEMEVLGRQGYKEVTLLGQNIDAYGRDLPGTTAAGRHQHTLTDLLYYVHDVPGIERIRFATSHPRYFTERLIRACAELPKVCEHFHIPFQSGDNAVLKAMARGYTHEKYRRIIAKIRDYMPQAAISADAIVGFPGETEEQFQNTLQLVDDIGFDQLNTAAYSPRPGTPAALWDNQLDEETKSDRLQRLNRLVATKAAMRSHRHLGRLEAVLVEDQNPKDPTQVMGRTRSNRLTFFKGDLQQLKGQLVTVKITEARAFSLTGEPLTETAAAASRQAPDQAAAVAMP; encoded by the coding sequence ATGACTGCCGACGCCCCTCGCCGCTATCACATCACCACCTTCGGCTGCCAGATGAACAAGGCCGACTCTGAGCGCATGGCCGGGATTCTCGATGCCATGGGGCTGCAATGGTGTGAGGATCCCCTGCAAGCCGATGTGGTTCTCTACAACACTTGTACCATCCGCGATAATGCCGAACAGAAGGTCTATTCCTACCTGGGACGGCAGGCCAAGCGCAAACACGAGCGCCCCGATCTGACCCTGGTGGTGGCCGGGTGTGTGGCTCAGCAAGAGGGCCAAACCCTATTGCGGCGCGTGCCGGAGCTGGATCTGATCATGGGTCCCCAGCATGCCAACCGCCTGCAGGATCTGCTGGAGCAGGTATTTGCGGGGGCTCAGGTGGTGGCCACCGAACCGGTGGACATCTTAGAAGACATTACCCAGCCGCGGCGGGATAGCACCGTCACCGCCTGGGTGAATGTGATCTACGGCTGCAACGAGCGCTGCACCTATTGTGTGGTGCCCAATGTCAGAGGGGTGGAGCAGTCTCGCACCCCCGAGGCCATCCGAGCCGAGATGGAGGTGTTGGGGCGTCAGGGCTATAAGGAGGTGACGCTGCTGGGGCAAAACATCGATGCCTATGGTCGCGACTTGCCCGGCACTACCGCGGCGGGACGTCACCAACATACCCTGACCGACTTGCTCTACTACGTCCATGATGTACCCGGCATCGAGCGCATCCGCTTTGCCACCAGCCATCCCCGCTATTTCACCGAGCGCCTGATTCGGGCCTGCGCTGAGTTACCCAAGGTCTGCGAGCATTTTCACATTCCCTTTCAGTCGGGGGACAATGCGGTGCTCAAGGCCATGGCCCGGGGCTATACCCATGAAAAATATCGTCGCATCATCGCCAAGATTCGCGACTATATGCCGCAGGCGGCCATCAGCGCCGATGCCATCGTCGGGTTCCCGGGGGAAACGGAGGAACAGTTTCAAAATACCCTACAGCTGGTGGATGACATCGGCTTTGACCAGCTAAATACGGCGGCCTATTCCCCTCGCCCCGGCACCCCGGCCGCCCTGTGGGATAACCAGCTGGATGAGGAGACTAAGTCAGACCGGCTGCAACGGCTGAATCGCCTGGTGGCGACAAAAGCAGCGATGCGATCGCATCGTCACCTAGGTCGCCTCGAAGCGGTGCTAGTCGAAGATCAAAACCCCAAAGATCCCACCCAAGTCATGGGCCGCACCCGCAGCAACCGTCTCACCTTCTTTAAGGGCGACCTGCAGCAACTCAAGGGTCAGCTGGTAACGGTCAAGATCACAGAAGCCCGCGCCTTCAGCCTCACTGGCGAGCCCCTAACAGAAACCGCAGCCGCCGCCAGCCGCCAGGCCCCAGACCAGGCTGCCGCCGTAGCGATGCCCTAA
- a CDS encoding tetratricopeptide repeat protein — MPPGVEARELTETVSGVTARIVTADYLAQGQTASLSEAQQEQVDELLRQGQERVEAQDYARAIDYYQQAARIDRENARIFSGIGYLQLQQGNFEAAAQAYRQAIDLAPDNRPFRYALAHSLFEAERYQAAADVYREMIEMAPNEVNAYLGLGGVLLEMENYREATTVYEQLADIAPGNVKVYEALGTLHIKQENFEEALRFLQQAQRLAPNNSIVYLSLADVYDHLGDEQQVLNHVRRAVEVDPNNAVAQFRMGELLEQQGNREAALSHYRRAVEFDPDLIPAHAALGKMLLERQEYLQAVLSYRRLVAALPENPGAHYNLGLALWGQGARGQAASQVRQAQDLYRAQGNDEGAERAQALLEFWGVAD; from the coding sequence TTGCCTCCGGGGGTCGAGGCCCGAGAGCTAACCGAGACCGTCTCTGGGGTAACGGCCAGGATAGTGACTGCAGACTATTTGGCCCAAGGGCAGACAGCCTCCCTCAGTGAGGCCCAGCAGGAACAGGTGGATGAGCTACTGCGCCAGGGTCAAGAACGGGTGGAGGCGCAAGACTATGCCCGGGCCATCGACTACTATCAGCAGGCGGCCCGCATCGATCGGGAAAATGCCCGTATTTTCTCTGGCATTGGTTATCTGCAGCTGCAGCAGGGCAACTTCGAGGCAGCAGCCCAAGCCTACCGTCAGGCCATCGATCTGGCTCCGGATAATCGCCCCTTTCGCTATGCGTTGGCTCACAGCTTGTTCGAAGCCGAACGCTACCAGGCGGCAGCGGATGTTTACCGGGAGATGATCGAGATGGCCCCCAATGAGGTGAATGCCTATTTGGGGTTGGGCGGTGTGTTATTGGAGATGGAGAACTATCGGGAAGCGACGACGGTATATGAGCAGTTGGCTGACATCGCCCCCGGCAACGTCAAAGTCTACGAAGCATTAGGCACCCTGCACATTAAGCAAGAAAACTTCGAGGAAGCCCTGAGATTCTTGCAGCAAGCCCAGCGTCTTGCCCCTAATAACAGTATTGTTTACCTGAGTTTGGCGGATGTTTACGACCATCTGGGCGATGAGCAACAGGTGCTAAACCATGTGCGCCGGGCCGTGGAAGTCGATCCCAATAATGCCGTGGCTCAATTTCGCATGGGGGAGTTGCTAGAGCAACAGGGGAATCGTGAAGCAGCGCTGAGCCATTATCGGCGGGCAGTTGAGTTTGATCCCGACTTAATTCCGGCCCATGCGGCTCTGGGGAAGATGCTGCTGGAGCGGCAGGAATACCTGCAAGCCGTACTGTCCTATCGTCGCCTGGTGGCAGCCCTGCCTGAGAATCCGGGGGCCCATTACAATCTGGGGTTGGCCCTATGGGGGCAGGGGGCTCGGGGGCAGGCGGCTTCCCAGGTACGCCAGGCTCAAGATTTATATCGAGCCCAGGGAAATGATGAGGGGGCCGAGCGAGCCCAAGCGCTCTTGGAGTTTTGGGGAGTAGCGGATTAG
- a CDS encoding SAVED domain-containing protein, with amino-acid sequence MAAAPSPWPEPADRVDQFVARFGNEAYRSLAYHAALPLVLTPELVHYLRIQCLRADHVPWEAEVDLLLSDLCRQVGYELYTMDTQVRAYLLAEIKDDPVWQHRLQEVAQVLISYVSYLSRVDPQRRPRELEAQRLAAMTYLGDEHCQAAVQDIGHRFQHLADQARAEGASDQSIRAELAYLSRITQELAPQLTRHPELVELAQLVQRLLRHPEAVTPADRARTFRVGDADIRPSVFPLRFSSGEDETTPTGMPPLRTLEFETGQFVQPEAGVPALEAQTVEVVTLEFEEANTDSGPISGEPTLVLGVYGWDKVSETKTPNVELDWQEYCDRTTRQVPTPDTWDSILFPQLQQAKQTLIQISSSRYIYLLGNCPLTMSLAIGFTFPYVAGYKFRLKQFTGGEMAFWESSASPSEAQLEVIQEQGTGGSNLIFAIGISVSIWKDVQQFQERNQDQFNALVYAEPKQGTGQRTLKSDKDAVALALHAKELMHLCRQKYEAESIHLIFACPAAFSLFLGQRLNALGLIMAYERTQDGSYQISVILRTG; translated from the coding sequence ATGGCCGCCGCCCCCTCCCCATGGCCGGAACCCGCCGACAGGGTGGACCAGTTTGTGGCTCGCTTTGGCAATGAGGCCTATCGCTCCCTGGCCTACCATGCCGCCTTGCCCCTGGTGCTGACGCCGGAACTGGTGCATTACCTGCGGATTCAATGTTTGCGAGCAGACCATGTGCCCTGGGAAGCCGAGGTGGATCTGCTGCTGTCTGACCTCTGCCGCCAGGTGGGCTATGAGCTTTACACCATGGATACCCAAGTGCGGGCATACCTGCTGGCCGAAATTAAAGACGACCCGGTCTGGCAACATCGCCTGCAGGAAGTGGCCCAGGTATTGATCAGCTATGTCAGCTATTTGAGCCGCGTCGATCCCCAGCGTCGCCCAAGAGAGCTAGAGGCGCAACGACTGGCCGCCATGACCTACCTGGGAGATGAGCACTGCCAGGCAGCCGTGCAAGACATCGGCCATCGCTTCCAGCACTTGGCAGATCAGGCCAGGGCGGAGGGAGCATCAGACCAGAGCATCCGGGCGGAGCTGGCCTATCTGAGCCGTATCACTCAGGAACTGGCCCCCCAACTGACACGGCACCCAGAGCTGGTGGAGCTGGCCCAGCTGGTGCAACGACTACTGCGCCACCCAGAGGCGGTGACCCCCGCCGACAGGGCGCGCACATTTCGGGTGGGAGACGCTGACATCCGCCCCAGTGTCTTTCCCTTGAGATTCTCCTCTGGGGAAGACGAAACCACCCCGACGGGGATGCCCCCTTTAAGGACGCTGGAGTTTGAGACAGGCCAGTTCGTTCAGCCAGAGGCGGGGGTACCTGCCTTAGAGGCGCAAACGGTGGAGGTGGTGACCCTGGAGTTTGAGGAGGCCAATACAGATTCAGGCCCTATCTCAGGAGAGCCAACATTAGTTTTGGGAGTGTATGGATGGGATAAAGTAAGCGAGACCAAGACACCAAATGTGGAGTTAGACTGGCAAGAATACTGCGATCGTACTACCCGCCAAGTTCCAACTCCAGATACGTGGGATAGCATTCTATTTCCGCAGTTGCAGCAAGCAAAACAAACTCTGATTCAGATATCCTCCTCCCGATACATTTACCTCTTGGGAAATTGCCCCCTCACCATGAGTCTGGCCATTGGTTTTACATTTCCTTACGTGGCTGGATATAAGTTTCGTTTGAAGCAATTCACTGGCGGGGAAATGGCCTTTTGGGAGTCTTCTGCCTCCCCCTCTGAAGCCCAACTTGAGGTCATTCAAGAACAGGGCACAGGAGGAAGCAACCTTATCTTTGCCATTGGGATCAGCGTAAGCATATGGAAGGATGTGCAGCAGTTTCAGGAGAGGAATCAAGACCAATTCAATGCTTTAGTGTATGCTGAGCCAAAACAAGGGACAGGACAACGAACTTTAAAATCTGATAAAGATGCTGTGGCATTGGCACTTCATGCCAAGGAGCTGATGCATCTATGTCGTCAAAAATATGAAGCGGAAAGCATTCATCTTATTTTTGCTTGCCCAGCAGCCTTCTCCTTATTCCTAGGGCAGCGACTCAACGCCTTGGGATTGATTATGGCTTATGAACGAACTCAGGATGGCAGCTATCAAATCTCGGTAATACTGAGAACAGGCTAA
- a CDS encoding VWA containing CoxE family protein, whose product MTAFDPQALVLRTFLQLRRSNFKLGVADYMAALDAVAGGFGEDLASLEDTLKLLWCHSLSEHSQFQPIWQSVHRQVKANRQPKPPFPGGREAPSRPQETVPARHQASEPPMLQPQPPPPPPRRAALGSLPVQAPSLLSGEEDTIPLQAYYPISRRSMVYNWRYLRRPVADGPQDVLDIDATIQQVTRQGFYLAPVYGRRERNQARLLLFIDHDGSMTPFHQFTGDLVETAQQESPLDAENVNAVYFQNVPAGTVFRDVYLTQSMPLAAALGSCDPTTSVLIVSDGGAARGYRLRDRVRSTSRFLLQLKRHTSLVAWLNPMPRRRWVGSSAEIIAHSVPMFQMDSDGLNNAIDVVRGQPLKHTYSAS is encoded by the coding sequence ATGACCGCATTCGATCCCCAAGCGCTGGTGTTGCGTACCTTTCTGCAGTTGCGTCGCAGCAATTTCAAGCTGGGGGTGGCAGACTACATGGCCGCCCTGGACGCCGTTGCCGGCGGCTTCGGTGAGGATTTAGCCAGCCTGGAAGACACCCTGAAGCTGTTGTGGTGCCACTCGTTGAGTGAGCACAGCCAGTTCCAGCCCATCTGGCAGTCAGTGCACCGTCAAGTCAAGGCCAACCGCCAACCCAAGCCCCCCTTCCCCGGAGGACGCGAGGCCCCCTCCCGACCCCAAGAGACGGTCCCAGCCAGGCACCAGGCGTCAGAGCCACCGATGCTCCAACCGCAACCGCCGCCGCCCCCGCCCCGGCGAGCCGCCCTAGGCTCCCTGCCGGTGCAGGCCCCCAGCTTACTCAGCGGCGAAGAAGACACCATACCCCTGCAGGCCTACTATCCGATTTCACGGCGGTCCATGGTGTATAACTGGCGCTATCTGCGCCGCCCGGTGGCCGATGGCCCTCAGGATGTGTTGGATATCGATGCCACCATCCAGCAAGTGACCCGCCAGGGATTCTATCTGGCCCCCGTCTATGGCCGGCGAGAACGCAATCAGGCCCGATTGCTGTTATTCATCGATCACGATGGCTCCATGACGCCGTTTCACCAGTTCACCGGGGACCTGGTGGAGACCGCCCAGCAAGAGAGCCCCCTGGATGCCGAGAACGTCAACGCCGTCTATTTTCAGAATGTGCCGGCGGGGACTGTCTTTCGCGATGTCTACTTGACCCAATCGATGCCCTTGGCCGCCGCCCTGGGTAGCTGTGACCCCACCACCAGCGTGCTCATCGTCAGCGACGGTGGCGCCGCCCGGGGCTATCGTCTGCGAGACCGGGTGCGGAGCACCAGCCGATTTCTGCTGCAGCTGAAACGCCATACCAGCCTGGTGGCCTGGCTCAACCCCATGCCAAGGCGGCGCTGGGTGGGAAGCTCCGCCGAAATCATCGCCCACTCAGTCCCCATGTTTCAGATGGATAGCGACGGACTCAATAACGCCATTGATGTGGTGCGGGGGCAGCCCCTGAAGCACACCTACTCGGCATCTTGA
- the tal gene encoding transaldolase, with protein sequence MSTNPLLTLKEYGQSLWMDYLSRSIIETGELKQRIDNQGLAGITSNPSIFEKSIRSDDRYQPDIQQGIQNEWTAEQIYQSLAFEDVRRACDELRPVYNATDGADGYVSIEVSPHLARDIAGTMAEARRFFATVDRDNVMIKIPGTLEGLGAIEQAITEGINVNVTLLFSVEMYTQAAWAYIRGLEKRAELGRPIDRIASVASFFLSRIDTKVDDRLAAKLEQADGERQQRLEALRGRIAIANAKLAYQRFQELFGSERWQALANRGAQVQRLLWASTSTKNPDYSDVMYVEELVGQHTINTMPLETIDAVADHGNIQPDQVLTGWDLARQQIESLADPAIDINLNQVMDELLEEGIDKFVKPYDALLQSIQEKMEQLTPA encoded by the coding sequence ATGAGTACCAACCCGTTACTAACCCTGAAAGAGTACGGCCAAAGTCTGTGGATGGACTACCTCAGCCGCAGCATCATTGAAACCGGTGAGCTGAAGCAGCGCATTGACAATCAAGGGCTGGCCGGGATCACATCCAACCCATCTATCTTCGAAAAGTCTATTCGCAGCGATGATCGCTACCAGCCCGATATTCAGCAAGGCATCCAGAACGAGTGGACTGCTGAGCAGATTTACCAGTCACTAGCCTTTGAAGACGTGCGCCGAGCTTGTGACGAGCTGCGCCCGGTCTACAATGCTACTGATGGCGCAGACGGCTATGTCAGCATTGAGGTGTCTCCCCACCTGGCCCGCGATATTGCTGGCACCATGGCTGAAGCTCGCCGCTTTTTCGCAACGGTAGACCGCGACAACGTCATGATCAAGATCCCTGGCACCCTAGAGGGGCTAGGTGCCATCGAACAAGCCATTACCGAGGGCATCAACGTCAACGTTACTCTGCTGTTCTCGGTGGAGATGTATACTCAAGCAGCGTGGGCCTACATTCGTGGCCTAGAAAAGCGAGCTGAATTGGGTCGTCCCATCGATCGCATCGCCTCGGTGGCCAGCTTCTTCCTCAGTCGCATCGACACCAAGGTAGATGATCGCCTGGCAGCAAAACTGGAACAGGCCGACGGAGAGCGGCAGCAGCGGCTAGAAGCCCTACGAGGGCGCATCGCCATCGCCAATGCCAAGCTAGCCTATCAGCGTTTCCAAGAGCTCTTTGGCAGCGAGCGCTGGCAAGCCCTTGCAAATCGGGGCGCGCAGGTGCAGCGATTACTGTGGGCCAGCACCAGCACCAAGAACCCTGACTACAGCGACGTCATGTACGTGGAAGAGTTGGTGGGGCAACACACCATCAACACTATGCCCCTAGAAACCATCGACGCCGTCGCCGATCACGGCAACATTCAGCCGGATCAGGTGCTCACTGGCTGGGACCTGGCCCGCCAGCAGATTGAGAGCCTGGCCGACCCGGCCATCGACATCAACCTGAACCAGGTAATGGATGAGCTACTGGAAGAGGGCATCGACAAATTCGTGAAGCCTTACGATGCTCTGTTGCAGTCCATCCAGGAAAAAATGGAGCAGCTTACCCCTGCCTAG